The Desmodus rotundus isolate HL8 chromosome 3, HLdesRot8A.1, whole genome shotgun sequence genome includes a region encoding these proteins:
- the PLA2G2C gene encoding putative inactive group IIC secretory phospholipase A2, whose amino-acid sequence MRVLVLAVFASCLIALSHGSFWQFQRMVKHITGRSAFFSYYGYGCYCGLGGKGTPVDDTDRCCLVHDCCYEKLKQIGCQPLLNSYQFHVANSTVVCECALGPSVSCLCGLGACECDKQSTYCFKESLPTYEKNFKQFFLSRPRCGRHKLQC is encoded by the exons ATGAGGGTCCTCGTTCTTGCTGTCTTCGCCTCCTGCT TGATAGCCCTCAGCCACGGCAGCTTCTGGCAGTTTCAAAGGATGGTCAAGCACATCACGGGGCGGAGTGCCTTCTTCTCCTATTACGGATATGGCTGCTACTGCGGGCTAGGAGGCAAAGGGACCCCTGTGGATGACACTGACAG GTGCTGCCTGGTGCATGACTGCTGCTACGAGAAGCTGAAGCAGATCGGCTGCCAGCCCCTGCTGAACAGCTACCAGTTCCACGTCGCCAACAGCACCGTGGTCT GTGAATGTGCCCTGGGTCCCAGTGTCAGCTGCCTCTGTGGGCTGGGGGCCTGCGAGTGTGACAAGCAATCTACGTACTGCTTCAAAGAGAGCCTGCCCACCTACGAGAAAAACTTCAAGCAGTTCTTCTTGAGCCGGCCCCGGTGCGGGAGGCATAAACTCCAGTGCTAG